One genomic window of Erinaceus europaeus chromosome 7, mEriEur2.1, whole genome shotgun sequence includes the following:
- the GLS2 gene encoding glutaminase liver isoform, mitochondrial isoform X3 yields the protein MRSMRALQRLLSGARTRCRRGVWGHLSRSPLLGGGVRHHLHEAAARGRETPRSHQPQQQDHESSESGMLCRLGDLLFYTVAEGQERIPIHKFTTALKATGLQTSDPRLRDCLSQMRRMVRESSSGGLLDRDLFQKCVSSNIVLLTQAFRKKFVIPDFEEFTGHVDRIFEDAKELTGGKVAAYIPQLAKANPELWGVSLCTVDGQRHSVGHTKIPFCLQSCVKPLTYAISISTLGTDYVHKFVGKEPSGLRYNKLSLNEEGIPHNPMVNAGAIVVSSLIKMDCNKAEKFDFVLQYLNKMAGNEYMGFSNATFQSEKETGDRNYAIGYYLKEKKCFPKGVDMMAALDLYFQLCSVEVTCESGSVMAATLANGGICPITGESVLSAEAVRNTLSLMHSCGMYDFSGQFAFHVGLPAKSAVSGAILLVVPNVMGMMCLSPPLDKLGNSNRGISFCQNKTVVNILFAAYTGDVSALRRFALSAMDMEQKDYDSRTALHVAAAEGHIEVVKFLIEACKVNPFVKDRWGNIPLDDAVQFNHVEVVKALQDYQDSYTPSETHAEAATEVLSKENLESMV from the exons ATGCGCTCCATGAGGGCTCTGCAGCGCTTGCTGAGCGGGGCCCGCACTCGCTGCCGGCGGGGAGTCTGGGGGCACCTGAGCCGGAGCCCGCTGCTGGGCGGGGGCGTCCGGCACCACCTCCATGAGGCCGCGGCACGGGGCAGGGAGACGCCGCGCAGCCACCAGCCGCAGCAGCAGGATCA TGAGTCATCAGAGAGTGGTATGCTGTGCCGGCTGGGTGATCTCCTCTTCTACACTGTTGCTGAGGGACAGGAACGCATCCCTATTCACAAGTTCACTACT GCATTGAAGGCCACTGGACTTCAAACATCAGACCCCCGTCTCCGGGACTGCCTGAGCCAGATGCGCCGCATGGTTCGAGAGTCCAGCAGTGGTGGCCTCTTGGACCGAGATCTCTTCCAAAA GTGTGTGAGCAGCAACATTGTGCTCCTGACCCAGGCATTCCGAAAGAAGTTTGTCATTCCTGATTTTGAGGAGTTCACGGGCCATGTGGATCGCATCTTTGAGGATGCCAAAGAGCTCACTGGAGGCAAA GTGGCAGCTTATATCCCTCAGCTGGCCAAGGCAAATCCAGAGCTGTGGGGCGTCTCCCTGTGCACTGTGGATGGCCAGCG GCACTCCGTGGGCCACACAAAGATCCCCTTCTGCCTGCAGTCCTGTGTGAAGCCCCTCACCTATGCCATCTCCATAAGCACCCTAGGCACTGACTACGTGCACAAGTTTGTGGGCAAGGAGCCCAGTGGCCTGCGCTACAACAAGCTCTCCCTCAATGAGGAAG GAATCCCCCATAATCCCATGGTCAATGCTGGTGCCATTGTTGTGAGCTCCTTAATCAAG ATGGACTGTAACAAAGCAGAGAAATTTGATTTT GTTTTGCAGTATCTGAACAAAATGGCTGGGAATGAATACATGGGTTTCAGCAATGCCAC ATTCCAGTCAGAGAAGGAAACAGGGGATCGGAATTATGCCATCGGCTATTATCTAAAGGAGAAGAAG TGCTTTCCAAAGGGGGTAGACATGATGGCTGCCCTTGACCTCTACTTCCAG TTGTGTTCCGTGGAGGTCACTTGTGAATCTGGCAGTGTCATGGCAGCCACCTTGGCCAACGGTGGGATCTGCCCCATCACAGGCGAGAGCGTGCTGAGCGCTGAAGCAGTGCGCAACACCCTGAGCCTCATGCACTCCTGCGGCATGTACGACTTCTCAGGCCAGTTTGCCTTCCAT GTGGGCCTGCCAGCGAAGTCTGCTGTGTCAGGAGCCATCCTCCTGGTGGTCCCCAATGTCATGGGAATGATGTGCCTGTCACCTCCATTGGACAAATTAGGGAATAGCAACAGAGGCATCAGCTTCTGCCAA AACAAGACTGTGGTGAACATCTTATTTGCTGCCTATACTGGGGATGTCTCAGCTCTTCGAAG GTTTGCCTTGTCAGCCATGGACATGGAACAGAAAGACTATGACTCCCGCACAGCCCTGCATGTTGCTGCAGCTGAAG GACACATCGAAGTTGTTAAATTCCTGATTGAGGCTTGCAAAGTGAATCCATTTGTCAAAGATAG GTGGGGCAACATTCCCCTGGATGATGCTGTGCAGTTCAACCATGTGGAGGTGGTAAAAGCGCTTCAAGATTACCAGGACTCCTACACACCATCTGAGACTCATGCTGAGGCAGCAACTGAGGTCCTATCCAAAGAGAATTTAGAAAGCATGGTGTGA
- the GLS2 gene encoding glutaminase liver isoform, mitochondrial isoform X1 — MRSMRALQRLLSGARTRCRRGVWGHLSRSPLLGGGVRHHLHEAAARGRETPRSHQPQQQDHESSESGMLCRLGDLLFYTVAEGQERIPIHKFTTALKATGLQTSDPRLRDCLSQMRRMVRESSSGGLLDRDLFQKCVSSNIVLLTQAFRKKFVIPDFEEFTGHVDRIFEDAKELTGGKVAAYIPQLAKANPELWGVSLCTVDGQRHSVGHTKIPFCLQSCVKPLTYAISISTLGTDYVHKFVGKEPSGLRYNKLSLNEEGIPHNPMVNAGAIVVSSLIKMDCNKAEKFDFVLQYLNKMAGNEYMGFSNATFQSEKETGDRNYAIGYYLKEKKCFPKGVDMMAALDLYFQLCSVEVTCESGSVMAATLANGGICPITGESVLSAEAVRNTLSLMHSCGMYDFSGQFAFHVGLPAKSAVSGAILLVVPNVMGMMCLSPPLDKLGNSNRGISFCQKLVSHFNFHNYDNLRHCARKLDPRREGGEVRNKTVVNILFAAYTGDVSALRRFALSAMDMEQKDYDSRTALHVAAAEGHIEVVKFLIEACKVNPFVKDRWGNIPLDDAVQFNHVEVVKALQDYQDSYTPSETHAEAATEVLSKENLESMV; from the exons ATGCGCTCCATGAGGGCTCTGCAGCGCTTGCTGAGCGGGGCCCGCACTCGCTGCCGGCGGGGAGTCTGGGGGCACCTGAGCCGGAGCCCGCTGCTGGGCGGGGGCGTCCGGCACCACCTCCATGAGGCCGCGGCACGGGGCAGGGAGACGCCGCGCAGCCACCAGCCGCAGCAGCAGGATCA TGAGTCATCAGAGAGTGGTATGCTGTGCCGGCTGGGTGATCTCCTCTTCTACACTGTTGCTGAGGGACAGGAACGCATCCCTATTCACAAGTTCACTACT GCATTGAAGGCCACTGGACTTCAAACATCAGACCCCCGTCTCCGGGACTGCCTGAGCCAGATGCGCCGCATGGTTCGAGAGTCCAGCAGTGGTGGCCTCTTGGACCGAGATCTCTTCCAAAA GTGTGTGAGCAGCAACATTGTGCTCCTGACCCAGGCATTCCGAAAGAAGTTTGTCATTCCTGATTTTGAGGAGTTCACGGGCCATGTGGATCGCATCTTTGAGGATGCCAAAGAGCTCACTGGAGGCAAA GTGGCAGCTTATATCCCTCAGCTGGCCAAGGCAAATCCAGAGCTGTGGGGCGTCTCCCTGTGCACTGTGGATGGCCAGCG GCACTCCGTGGGCCACACAAAGATCCCCTTCTGCCTGCAGTCCTGTGTGAAGCCCCTCACCTATGCCATCTCCATAAGCACCCTAGGCACTGACTACGTGCACAAGTTTGTGGGCAAGGAGCCCAGTGGCCTGCGCTACAACAAGCTCTCCCTCAATGAGGAAG GAATCCCCCATAATCCCATGGTCAATGCTGGTGCCATTGTTGTGAGCTCCTTAATCAAG ATGGACTGTAACAAAGCAGAGAAATTTGATTTT GTTTTGCAGTATCTGAACAAAATGGCTGGGAATGAATACATGGGTTTCAGCAATGCCAC ATTCCAGTCAGAGAAGGAAACAGGGGATCGGAATTATGCCATCGGCTATTATCTAAAGGAGAAGAAG TGCTTTCCAAAGGGGGTAGACATGATGGCTGCCCTTGACCTCTACTTCCAG TTGTGTTCCGTGGAGGTCACTTGTGAATCTGGCAGTGTCATGGCAGCCACCTTGGCCAACGGTGGGATCTGCCCCATCACAGGCGAGAGCGTGCTGAGCGCTGAAGCAGTGCGCAACACCCTGAGCCTCATGCACTCCTGCGGCATGTACGACTTCTCAGGCCAGTTTGCCTTCCAT GTGGGCCTGCCAGCGAAGTCTGCTGTGTCAGGAGCCATCCTCCTGGTGGTCCCCAATGTCATGGGAATGATGTGCCTGTCACCTCCATTGGACAAATTAGGGAATAGCAACAGAGGCATCAGCTTCTGCCAA AAATTGGTGTCTCACTTCAATTTCCATAACTACGACAACCTGAGGCATTGTGCTCGGAAGTTAGACCCACGACGTGAAGGGGGAGAAGTTCGG AACAAGACTGTGGTGAACATCTTATTTGCTGCCTATACTGGGGATGTCTCAGCTCTTCGAAG GTTTGCCTTGTCAGCCATGGACATGGAACAGAAAGACTATGACTCCCGCACAGCCCTGCATGTTGCTGCAGCTGAAG GACACATCGAAGTTGTTAAATTCCTGATTGAGGCTTGCAAAGTGAATCCATTTGTCAAAGATAG GTGGGGCAACATTCCCCTGGATGATGCTGTGCAGTTCAACCATGTGGAGGTGGTAAAAGCGCTTCAAGATTACCAGGACTCCTACACACCATCTGAGACTCATGCTGAGGCAGCAACTGAGGTCCTATCCAAAGAGAATTTAGAAAGCATGGTGTGA
- the GLS2 gene encoding glutaminase liver isoform, mitochondrial isoform X2 translates to MRPRHGAGRRRAATSRSSRINLGLWVRRAGAVTCRPPGRAFGQVGPRDGACPSESSESGMLCRLGDLLFYTVAEGQERIPIHKFTTALKATGLQTSDPRLRDCLSQMRRMVRESSSGGLLDRDLFQKCVSSNIVLLTQAFRKKFVIPDFEEFTGHVDRIFEDAKELTGGKVAAYIPQLAKANPELWGVSLCTVDGQRHSVGHTKIPFCLQSCVKPLTYAISISTLGTDYVHKFVGKEPSGLRYNKLSLNEEGIPHNPMVNAGAIVVSSLIKMDCNKAEKFDFVLQYLNKMAGNEYMGFSNATFQSEKETGDRNYAIGYYLKEKKCFPKGVDMMAALDLYFQLCSVEVTCESGSVMAATLANGGICPITGESVLSAEAVRNTLSLMHSCGMYDFSGQFAFHVGLPAKSAVSGAILLVVPNVMGMMCLSPPLDKLGNSNRGISFCQKLVSHFNFHNYDNLRHCARKLDPRREGGEVRNKTVVNILFAAYTGDVSALRRFALSAMDMEQKDYDSRTALHVAAAEGHIEVVKFLIEACKVNPFVKDRWGNIPLDDAVQFNHVEVVKALQDYQDSYTPSETHAEAATEVLSKENLESMV, encoded by the exons ATGAGGCCGCGGCACGGGGCAGGGAGACGCCGCGCAGCCACCAGCCGCAGCAGCAGGATCA ATTTGGGGCTTTGGGTCCGCCGCGCTGGGGCGGTAACGTGCCGTCCGCCCGGGAGGGCGTTTGGGCAGGTCGGTCCTCGGGATGGCGCCTGCCCCAG TGAGTCATCAGAGAGTGGTATGCTGTGCCGGCTGGGTGATCTCCTCTTCTACACTGTTGCTGAGGGACAGGAACGCATCCCTATTCACAAGTTCACTACT GCATTGAAGGCCACTGGACTTCAAACATCAGACCCCCGTCTCCGGGACTGCCTGAGCCAGATGCGCCGCATGGTTCGAGAGTCCAGCAGTGGTGGCCTCTTGGACCGAGATCTCTTCCAAAA GTGTGTGAGCAGCAACATTGTGCTCCTGACCCAGGCATTCCGAAAGAAGTTTGTCATTCCTGATTTTGAGGAGTTCACGGGCCATGTGGATCGCATCTTTGAGGATGCCAAAGAGCTCACTGGAGGCAAA GTGGCAGCTTATATCCCTCAGCTGGCCAAGGCAAATCCAGAGCTGTGGGGCGTCTCCCTGTGCACTGTGGATGGCCAGCG GCACTCCGTGGGCCACACAAAGATCCCCTTCTGCCTGCAGTCCTGTGTGAAGCCCCTCACCTATGCCATCTCCATAAGCACCCTAGGCACTGACTACGTGCACAAGTTTGTGGGCAAGGAGCCCAGTGGCCTGCGCTACAACAAGCTCTCCCTCAATGAGGAAG GAATCCCCCATAATCCCATGGTCAATGCTGGTGCCATTGTTGTGAGCTCCTTAATCAAG ATGGACTGTAACAAAGCAGAGAAATTTGATTTT GTTTTGCAGTATCTGAACAAAATGGCTGGGAATGAATACATGGGTTTCAGCAATGCCAC ATTCCAGTCAGAGAAGGAAACAGGGGATCGGAATTATGCCATCGGCTATTATCTAAAGGAGAAGAAG TGCTTTCCAAAGGGGGTAGACATGATGGCTGCCCTTGACCTCTACTTCCAG TTGTGTTCCGTGGAGGTCACTTGTGAATCTGGCAGTGTCATGGCAGCCACCTTGGCCAACGGTGGGATCTGCCCCATCACAGGCGAGAGCGTGCTGAGCGCTGAAGCAGTGCGCAACACCCTGAGCCTCATGCACTCCTGCGGCATGTACGACTTCTCAGGCCAGTTTGCCTTCCAT GTGGGCCTGCCAGCGAAGTCTGCTGTGTCAGGAGCCATCCTCCTGGTGGTCCCCAATGTCATGGGAATGATGTGCCTGTCACCTCCATTGGACAAATTAGGGAATAGCAACAGAGGCATCAGCTTCTGCCAA AAATTGGTGTCTCACTTCAATTTCCATAACTACGACAACCTGAGGCATTGTGCTCGGAAGTTAGACCCACGACGTGAAGGGGGAGAAGTTCGG AACAAGACTGTGGTGAACATCTTATTTGCTGCCTATACTGGGGATGTCTCAGCTCTTCGAAG GTTTGCCTTGTCAGCCATGGACATGGAACAGAAAGACTATGACTCCCGCACAGCCCTGCATGTTGCTGCAGCTGAAG GACACATCGAAGTTGTTAAATTCCTGATTGAGGCTTGCAAAGTGAATCCATTTGTCAAAGATAG GTGGGGCAACATTCCCCTGGATGATGCTGTGCAGTTCAACCATGTGGAGGTGGTAAAAGCGCTTCAAGATTACCAGGACTCCTACACACCATCTGAGACTCATGCTGAGGCAGCAACTGAGGTCCTATCCAAAGAGAATTTAGAAAGCATGGTGTGA
- the SPRYD4 gene encoding SPRY domain-containing protein 4 has protein sequence MALPFARSLCLSRWGARRLGIVSAEARRGVSFKLEEKTAHSSLALFKGNTGVKYGMVGLEPTKLALNVERFREWAVVLADTAVTSGRHYWEVTVKRSQQFRIGVADVDMSRDNCIGVDDRSWVFSYAQRKWHTMLANEKAPIKGIGQPEKVGLLLEYEAQKLSLVDVDQVAVVHTIQTDFRGPVVPAFALWDGELLTHSGLEVPESI, from the exons ATGGCGCTGCCCTTCGCACGCTCACTGTGCCTcagtcgctggggagccagacgaTTGGGGATTGTCTCCGCGGAGGCCCGCAGAG GAGTCAGTTTCAAACTGGAAGAAAAAACAGCCCACAGCAGCCTGGCACTCTTCAAAGGCAACACAGGTGTCAAATATGGCATGGTGGGCTTGGAGCCCACCAAGTTGGCCCTGAATGTGGAACGCTTCCGGGAGTGGGCAGTGGTGCTGGCAGACACAGCGGTCACCAGTGGCAGGCATTACTGGGAGGTGACAGTGAAGCGTTCCCAGCAGTTCCGGATAGGAGTGGCAGATGTGGACATGTCCCGGGATAATTGCATAGGTGTTGATGATCGCTCCTGGGTGTTCAGCTATGCCCAGCGCAAGTGGCACACCATGTTAGCCAACGAGAAAGCCCCTATTAAGGGCATCGGGCAGCCAGAGAAGGTGGGACTGCTGCTGGAGTACGAAGCCCAGAAGCTAAGCCTGGTGGATGTGGACCAGGTTGCTGTGGTCCACACAATACAAACAGATTTTCGAGGTCCGGTGGTACCTGCCTTTGCCCTTTGGGATGGAGAACTGCTGACCCACTCAGGGCTTGAGGTGCCTGAGAGTATTTAG